The Setaria italica strain Yugu1 chromosome IX, Setaria_italica_v2.0, whole genome shotgun sequence genome has a window encoding:
- the LOC101777015 gene encoding type IV inositol polyphosphate 5-phosphatase 11: protein MGNCSSLTLPTWRSQLQNNSLVSTDEDGTHDGIKTIPIQKGCEFTTNSVLCVCIITWNMNGKMSVEDITKLVRSNRKFDLLVVGLQEAPKCDVSQVLQETMADTHILLGQKSMQSLQMLLFGSKSSEKYIGEMKVDKHAVGGFGGMIGRKKGAVAMYINFSGIRMVFVVCHLAAHEHKVEKRNSEFQHISRSLFSKYGKPYAQSADITVWLGDLNYRLEGISSIPARKMIEENRQSKLRGKDQLLQEAEKGEVFNGYYEGTLSFKPTYKYDVGSSIYDTSHKVRVPSWTDRILFKVDHSSGLDAVLSSYESLDCVRSSDHKPVKAHLCLSAQRG from the exons ATGGGAAACTGCAGCAGCCTTACTCTTCCAACATG GAGAAGCCAGCTACAGAATAACAGCCTGGTTTCTACTGATGAGGATGGGACTCACGATGGCATAAAGACAATTCCAATTCAGAAAGGTTGTGAATTCACCACCAACTCTGTGCTCTGTGTGTGTATCATCACATGGAACATGAATGGCAAG ATGTCTGTGGAAGATATAACAAAATTGGTAAGATCCAACAGAAAGTTTGATTTGCTAGTTGTTGGACTGCAAGAGGCACCAAAATGTGATGTTTCGCAAGTTCTGCAAGAAACCATGGCCGACACACACAT TCTATTAGGTCAGAAAAGCATGCAGTCTCTTCAGATGCTTCTTTTCGGATCAAAGAGTTCGGAGAAGTACATCGGAG AGATGAAGGTGGACAAACATGCAGTTGGAGGTTTTGGGGGTATGATTGGGAGAAAGAAAGGAGCTGTGGCCATGTACATCAACTTCAGTGGGATCCGGATGGTTTTTGTGGTCTGCCATCTTGCAG CTCATGAACACAAGGTGGAGAAGAGGAACTCAGAATTCCAGCATATTTCACGCTCACTCTTCTCCAAGTACGGTAAACCGTATGCCCAATCCGCAGACATAACAGTGTGGCTCGGTGATCTCAATTATAGACTCGAAGGAATAAGCTCGATACCTGCAAGGAAGATGATTGAGGAGAATCGTCAGAGT AAGCTAAGAGGCAAAGATCAGCTTCTTCAAGAAGCTGAAAAGGGCGAAGTGTTCAATGGATACTACGAAGGAACCCTGTCGTTTAAGCCAACATACAAGTACGATGTCGGAAGTAGCATCTACGATACAAGTCATAAG GTAAGAGTGCCTTCTTGGACAGACAGGATATTGTTCAAGGTCGACCATTCTTCAGGCTTGGATGCAGTATTAAGCTCATATGAATCCCTCGACTGTGTTAGGAGCTCCGATCACAAGCCTGTGAAAGCGCATCTTTGCCTCAGTGCGCAGCGAGGATGA